A single window of Bradyrhizobium daqingense DNA harbors:
- a CDS encoding amino acid synthesis family protein, with amino-acid sequence MSYDIRKTAVSVETIWHERGPRLEQPLLVGTAVAIIRNPFAGRFESDLMPFQASLRELGRELATRLIAQLGGAERIEAYGKGIIVGEDGELEHGAVWHEAGGHGMREVLSRSKEQPKAIVPAAKTIGGPGTRLMVPLGHIHAAYVRSHFGTAEMTLWDAPRRDEIAFGLVMATGGRPHARIGGLKASEISVHDGQR; translated from the coding sequence ATGTCGTACGACATTCGAAAGACCGCGGTCAGCGTCGAGACGATCTGGCACGAGCGTGGCCCGCGGCTGGAGCAGCCGCTGCTGGTCGGCACCGCCGTCGCAATCATCCGCAATCCCTTCGCCGGCCGCTTTGAATCCGACCTGATGCCGTTTCAGGCGTCCTTGCGCGAGCTCGGGCGCGAGCTGGCGACCCGTCTGATCGCGCAGCTCGGCGGCGCAGAGCGCATCGAAGCCTATGGCAAGGGCATCATCGTCGGCGAGGACGGAGAGCTCGAGCATGGTGCGGTCTGGCACGAAGCCGGCGGCCACGGCATGCGCGAGGTGCTGAGCCGATCCAAGGAGCAGCCGAAGGCGATCGTCCCGGCGGCAAAGACCATCGGCGGCCCCGGCACGCGCCTGATGGTGCCTCTCGGCCACATCCACGCCGCCTATGTCCGCAGTCATTTCGGCACGGCCGAGATGACGCTGTGGGACGCGCCACGACGCGACGAGATCGCTTTCGGCCTCGTGATGGCGACGGGCGGCCGCCCGCATGCGCGCATCGGCGGCCTCAAGGCATCGGAGATCTCAGTGCACGACGGGCAGCGCTGA
- a CDS encoding fumarylacetoacetate hydrolase family protein, with product MKLLSFWDGNRESWGAVVENGIVDLCRALPQYPVLADFVGSDDYARREAIVAAHKPTMALSDVKYLPVIPRPEKIVCAVRNYLDHHNEAVAFGMKREITEFPPIFLRVWRSQVAHNAPVIRPKVSDNFDWEGELAVVIGKGGRHISQADAWSHVAGYSIYNDVSVRDWQRHAQQIASGKNFVGTGPFGPWLVTPDEIGDPTKLKLETRVNGATVQSSDTSMLIFSIPRLIEYCSTIFDLAPGDVIATGTPAGVGFTRKPPIFLKPGDVVEVEIENIGVLSNPVVDEA from the coding sequence ATGAAGCTACTATCATTCTGGGATGGAAATCGGGAAAGCTGGGGCGCCGTTGTCGAAAACGGAATCGTCGATCTCTGCCGCGCCCTGCCCCAATACCCTGTTCTCGCCGACTTCGTCGGCAGCGATGACTATGCGCGCCGCGAGGCCATCGTCGCCGCACACAAGCCGACGATGGCGCTGAGCGACGTCAAATATCTGCCAGTGATCCCCCGCCCCGAGAAGATCGTCTGCGCCGTGCGCAATTATCTCGACCACCACAACGAGGCGGTGGCGTTCGGCATGAAGCGCGAGATCACCGAATTCCCGCCGATCTTCCTGCGGGTCTGGCGCTCCCAGGTGGCGCACAATGCACCGGTGATCCGGCCGAAGGTCTCGGACAATTTCGACTGGGAGGGCGAGCTCGCCGTCGTCATCGGCAAGGGCGGTCGTCACATCAGCCAGGCCGACGCCTGGAGCCACGTGGCGGGATACTCGATCTACAACGACGTCAGCGTTCGCGACTGGCAGCGCCACGCCCAGCAGATCGCTTCCGGCAAGAACTTCGTCGGCACCGGCCCGTTCGGCCCGTGGCTGGTCACGCCCGACGAGATCGGCGACCCGACCAAGCTGAAGCTCGAGACGCGCGTCAACGGCGCGACTGTGCAATCCTCCGACACCTCGATGCTGATCTTCTCGATCCCGCGGCTGATCGAATATTGCTCGACCATCTTCGACCTCGCGCCCGGTGACGTCATCGCCACCGGCACGCCGGCCGGTGTCGGGTTCACCCGCAAGCCGCCGATCTTCCTCAAGCCCGGCGACGTGGTGGAGGTCGAGATCGAGAACATCGGCGTGCTCAGCAATCCCGTCGTGGACGAGGCATAG
- a CDS encoding FCD domain-containing protein produces MPDSAIRPRKEFGKTIAADITHRLREEIIACGLAPGEPLRFDVLRERFGASFTTLREALTALAAEGLVDAQEQRGFRVAPVSRQDLVEVTDARVLIEMELIRRAIARGDDDWEIAVISTLHRLKRIEQRDPEHPLSDPEWKIAHRQFHQALVSACGSATLLAIRAELFDRAERYRHLSANFRPRPRDKAGEHQAIMQAAISRNADLAVQLIEAHIRSTSDNVATYAGHLLDTE; encoded by the coding sequence ATGCCTGACAGCGCCATCCGCCCCCGCAAGGAATTCGGCAAGACCATCGCTGCCGACATTACGCATCGCTTGCGCGAGGAGATCATTGCCTGCGGCCTGGCGCCGGGCGAGCCGCTGCGCTTCGACGTGCTGCGCGAACGGTTCGGCGCGAGCTTCACGACGCTGCGCGAAGCGCTGACGGCGCTTGCCGCCGAAGGACTGGTCGATGCGCAGGAACAGCGCGGATTTCGCGTGGCGCCGGTCAGCCGCCAGGATCTGGTGGAAGTCACCGACGCGCGGGTCCTGATCGAGATGGAATTGATCCGCCGCGCGATCGCGCGAGGCGATGACGATTGGGAAATCGCCGTGATCTCGACGCTGCACCGATTGAAGCGGATCGAGCAGCGCGATCCCGAACACCCCTTGAGCGACCCCGAGTGGAAGATCGCCCATCGCCAATTCCACCAGGCGCTGGTGTCCGCCTGCGGCTCAGCGACGCTGCTCGCCATTCGCGCCGAACTGTTCGATCGCGCCGAGCGCTACCGGCATCTCTCCGCCAATTTCCGGCCGCGCCCGCGCGACAAGGCCGGCGAGCACCAGGCGATCATGCAGGCCGCCATATCCCGCAATGCGGATCTCGCCGTGCAACTGATCGAGGCGCATATCCGCTCGACGTCGGACAATGTGGCGACCTACGCCGGCCACCTGCTCGATACTGAATAG
- a CDS encoding zinc-dependent alcohol dehydrogenase family protein — protein sequence MRAVLVRQPGGPDALDLVELPVPVPGPGQVQIRAEAFGVGQPDVLIRRGVYKWMPPLPANPGNDVAGRIAALGPGVEGFAIGQKVLLSARDLSQRGGCYADYVVAPADAVHALPDNVDLQAAVCLSNYQVAYALLHECNHPRAPKSVLVIGAAGGVGTALVQLAKLAQMNVIGTVSTQEKAEFARSNGADHVIFYRSEDVVARTRELTNGEGVGLVLDHVCGPEFTAYLGALGKWGTLLSYNAFAGLPEENLMGAMRNHLDICPAVRCFSFHIYDHDRDGRRALMRSVIDALGRNAIRPAISAVLKLDEVRQAHTLLEQGSALGKIIMTP from the coding sequence ATGAGAGCGGTGCTGGTGCGTCAGCCGGGTGGGCCGGATGCACTCGACTTGGTCGAGCTTCCCGTGCCGGTGCCCGGACCCGGCCAGGTGCAGATCCGGGCCGAAGCGTTCGGGGTCGGCCAGCCCGACGTGCTGATCCGGCGCGGCGTCTACAAATGGATGCCGCCGCTGCCGGCCAATCCCGGCAACGACGTCGCGGGCCGCATCGCAGCGCTCGGCCCCGGTGTCGAGGGTTTTGCGATCGGCCAGAAGGTTTTGCTCAGCGCGCGCGATCTGTCTCAGCGCGGCGGCTGTTACGCCGATTATGTGGTCGCACCGGCGGACGCCGTTCACGCGCTGCCCGACAATGTCGATCTGCAAGCGGCCGTGTGCCTGTCTAACTATCAGGTCGCGTACGCGCTGCTGCACGAGTGCAACCATCCGCGCGCGCCTAAAAGCGTGCTGGTGATCGGCGCGGCCGGGGGGGTCGGCACTGCGCTGGTGCAGCTCGCCAAGCTCGCGCAGATGAATGTCATCGGCACGGTCTCGACCCAAGAGAAGGCGGAGTTCGCGCGCAGCAACGGCGCCGATCATGTCATCTTCTATCGGAGTGAAGATGTGGTGGCGCGCACCCGCGAACTCACCAACGGCGAGGGCGTCGGCCTCGTGCTCGATCACGTCTGCGGGCCCGAGTTCACCGCCTATCTCGGCGCGCTCGGCAAATGGGGCACGCTGCTGTCGTACAACGCCTTCGCGGGATTGCCGGAAGAGAACCTGATGGGGGCGATGCGCAACCATCTCGACATCTGTCCGGCCGTGCGCTGCTTCTCCTTCCATATCTACGACCACGATCGCGACGGGCGTCGCGCCCTGATGCGCAGTGTGATCGATGCCCTGGGCCGCAATGCGATCAGGCCGGCGATCTCGGCGGTCCTGAAGCTCGACGAGGTCAGGCAGGCCCACACGCTGCTCGAGCAGGGCTCCGCGCTCGGCAAGATCATCATGACGCCATGA
- a CDS encoding VOC family protein → MTTQTPIARFTRLRHATFASPDPERLLDYYRAVIGLGLVGRDGDRVFLANDSEQLSLVIEPGDAELKSIAFEISPDVQIEALGAALKQADLRPELQSDSLPGVSRLLSFSDPEGTRFELIQGWTPTPAQERIGALAVSKLGHVALRTPDPHAASDFYANFMGLRVSDWIEDRFVFMRSGFEHHTLNFARAPGRGLHHVAFELRGPAHMHQACDHLARHKLPVLWGPVRHGPGHNTAIYHRNPDGHLVELFCDLDRMTDEALGYFEPRPWHRDRPQRPKIWVGLPRDVWGMAPSPECIEFAR, encoded by the coding sequence ATGACGACACAGACACCCATTGCACGCTTCACCCGGTTGCGGCACGCCACCTTTGCCTCGCCCGATCCGGAGCGGTTGCTCGACTATTACCGCGCCGTGATCGGCCTTGGCCTCGTCGGCCGCGACGGTGACCGCGTCTTTCTCGCCAACGATTCCGAGCAGCTCTCGCTCGTGATCGAGCCCGGTGACGCCGAATTAAAGAGCATCGCCTTCGAGATATCTCCCGATGTGCAGATCGAGGCGCTCGGCGCTGCGCTCAAGCAGGCCGATCTGCGGCCAGAGCTTCAGAGCGATTCCTTGCCTGGCGTCTCCAGGCTGCTGTCGTTCAGCGATCCCGAGGGGACACGCTTCGAGCTGATTCAGGGCTGGACGCCGACGCCCGCGCAGGAGCGCATCGGTGCGCTTGCCGTCAGCAAGCTCGGCCATGTCGCCCTTCGGACGCCCGATCCGCACGCGGCCTCGGACTTCTATGCCAATTTCATGGGCTTGCGGGTCTCCGACTGGATTGAGGACCGCTTCGTCTTCATGCGCAGCGGCTTTGAACACCACACGCTGAACTTCGCCCGCGCGCCGGGCCGCGGCCTGCATCATGTCGCTTTCGAGCTGCGCGGCCCCGCCCACATGCATCAGGCCTGCGACCATCTCGCGCGGCACAAGCTGCCTGTGCTCTGGGGTCCGGTGCGTCACGGCCCCGGGCACAACACCGCGATCTATCACCGCAATCCCGACGGGCATCTGGTCGAGCTGTTTTGCGATCTCGACCGCATGACCGACGAGGCGCTCGGCTATTTCGAGCCGCGTCCCTGGCATCGCGATCGTCCACAGCGGCCGAAGATCTGGGTCGGCCTGCCGCGCGACGTCTGGGGCATGGCGCCTTCGCCTGAATGCATCGAGTTCGCCCGTTAG
- a CDS encoding tripartite tricarboxylate transporter substrate binding protein has protein sequence MRRMKRLAAAIFLLGGCLATVPASADNYPSRPIRLLHGFAAGGAADTLSRIIADGLSKRLGQPIIVEAKPGAGGNIAADAIAKAAPDGYTIGLVTGAHAISAATYKSLAYQPADSFEMVCTLVYYALVIAVRNDHPAKSLGELVAMAKAKPGSLSFGSVGFGSTHHLAGELLNATAGVEILHVPYRGDSQSITALLGGEVPVIVGTPVLLAPQIQSGAIRGLAVTSPVRTALLPDVPTVQEAGIKGYDVRTWAGLLAPKGTPPAIVAALNAATRDALRDPDLKQRLETAVGGEVRGSSPEEMKALIETEITKWTGVVERAKIPKI, from the coding sequence ATGCGACGGATGAAGCGGCTTGCTGCGGCCATTTTTCTGCTGGGCGGTTGTCTGGCGACCGTTCCTGCATCAGCGGACAATTATCCGTCGCGCCCGATCCGCCTGCTGCACGGTTTTGCCGCAGGCGGGGCGGCCGACACGTTGTCGCGCATCATTGCCGACGGCCTCTCGAAGCGGCTCGGGCAGCCGATCATCGTCGAGGCCAAGCCCGGCGCCGGCGGCAACATCGCTGCGGATGCGATCGCGAAAGCTGCGCCCGACGGTTACACGATCGGGCTCGTCACCGGCGCCCACGCGATTTCCGCGGCGACCTACAAGAGCCTCGCCTATCAGCCCGCCGACAGCTTCGAGATGGTCTGCACGCTGGTGTACTACGCGCTCGTCATCGCGGTGCGTAACGACCATCCGGCAAAATCGCTCGGCGAGCTCGTCGCCATGGCGAAGGCGAAGCCGGGTTCGCTCAGCTTTGGATCGGTGGGGTTCGGCAGCACCCATCACCTCGCCGGCGAGCTGTTGAATGCGACTGCAGGCGTCGAAATCCTGCACGTACCGTATCGCGGCGATTCCCAATCCATCACCGCACTGCTCGGCGGCGAGGTTCCGGTCATCGTCGGCACGCCGGTTCTCCTCGCGCCCCAGATCCAGAGCGGCGCGATCCGCGGACTTGCGGTGACCTCGCCGGTGCGCACCGCGCTGTTGCCCGACGTGCCGACGGTTCAGGAGGCCGGCATCAAGGGCTACGACGTGCGGACCTGGGCGGGCCTCCTGGCCCCGAAGGGAACGCCGCCCGCCATCGTCGCTGCGCTCAATGCAGCAACGCGCGACGCACTCAGGGACCCCGATCTCAAGCAACGGCTGGAAACTGCCGTCGGCGGCGAGGTGCGCGGCAGCTCGCCCGAGGAGATGAAGGCGCTGATCGAGACCGAGATCACCAAATGGACGGGTGTGGTGGAGCGGGCGAAGATTCCGAAGATCTGA
- the arsC gene encoding arsenate reductase (glutaredoxin) (This arsenate reductase requires both glutathione and glutaredoxin to convert arsenate to arsenite, after which the efflux transporter formed by ArsA and ArsB can extrude the arsenite from the cell, providing resistance.) has protein sequence MSVTIYHNPACGTSRNTLAMIRQSGVEPDVIEYLKTPPSREKLVGLIAAMGMTARALLREKGTPYRELGLDDPKWSDDELIDQMLAHPILINRPIVVTPKGTRLCRPSEAVIDLLDNPVGRFVKEDGEVVEAR, from the coding sequence ATGAGCGTCACGATCTATCACAACCCGGCTTGCGGCACCTCGCGCAACACGCTGGCGATGATCCGGCAGAGCGGCGTCGAGCCTGATGTCATCGAATATCTGAAGACGCCGCCCTCCCGTGAAAAGCTGGTCGGGCTCATCGCAGCCATGGGCATGACTGCTCGCGCGCTGCTGCGGGAGAAAGGCACGCCCTATCGCGAGCTCGGCCTCGACGATCCCAAATGGTCAGATGACGAGCTGATCGACCAGATGCTCGCGCATCCGATCCTGATCAACCGCCCGATCGTCGTGACGCCGAAAGGCACCCGGCTGTGCCGTCCTTCGGAGGCCGTGATCGATCTTCTGGACAACCCGGTTGGCCGGTTCGTGAAGGAGGACGGCGAGGTGGTGGAAGCGCGATAG
- a CDS encoding aquaporin gives MHAFDLSRRLAAEALGTGMLVTTVVGSGIMAETLTRDVALALLCNTLPTGAILVVLITVFGPISGAHFNPAVTLVFTGKRELPMNEAALYVIAQIAGGIAGTLAAHLMFGLPVLDLSAKVRTGGPQWFAEAVAAFGLVTTILAGVRFQRAAVPWLVGLYITAAYWFTASTSFANPAVAIARSLTNTFAGIRPVDLPGFILAELCGAFAGMLLMHWLLGPSRAPAPVPIAETTR, from the coding sequence ATGCACGCCTTCGATCTTTCGCGGCGCCTCGCGGCCGAGGCGCTCGGCACCGGCATGCTCGTCACGACCGTGGTCGGGTCCGGAATCATGGCGGAAACCCTGACCAGGGACGTGGCGCTTGCGCTGCTCTGCAACACCTTGCCGACCGGGGCCATCCTGGTCGTCCTGATCACGGTGTTCGGTCCGATCTCCGGCGCACACTTCAATCCGGCGGTCACGCTCGTCTTCACCGGCAAACGCGAGCTGCCGATGAACGAGGCCGCGCTTTACGTGATCGCGCAGATCGCCGGCGGCATCGCGGGCACGCTGGCGGCACATCTGATGTTCGGACTGCCCGTGCTCGACCTCTCGGCCAAGGTCCGAACCGGAGGGCCGCAATGGTTCGCCGAAGCCGTCGCCGCGTTCGGGCTGGTCACGACGATCCTTGCCGGCGTCCGCTTTCAGCGAGCGGCCGTTCCCTGGCTGGTGGGCCTTTACATCACGGCGGCCTATTGGTTCACGGCCTCCACATCGTTTGCCAATCCGGCAGTAGCAATCGCAAGGTCGCTGACGAACACGTTCGCCGGCATTCGCCCTGTTGACCTGCCCGGATTCATCCTTGCCGAACTCTGCGGCGCGTTCGCCGGCATGCTGCTGATGCACTGGCTGCTCGGCCCCTCCCGCGCGCCCGCCCCTGTCCCGATTGCGGAGACCACACGATGA
- a CDS encoding ArsR/SmtB family transcription factor, with translation MEIEEVVLALAALSQPTRLEAFRTLVRHEPEGLAAGDLARLLEVPQNTLSAHLSILSRARLVSSERHSRSIIYRANLGEFRDVAVFLLRDCCGGRPEVCQPVVETLRACCAPKRRERSRA, from the coding sequence ATGGAAATCGAGGAAGTTGTCCTGGCGCTCGCGGCGCTGTCGCAACCGACCCGTCTGGAGGCGTTCCGGACGCTGGTCCGGCACGAGCCTGAGGGTCTTGCGGCGGGCGATCTCGCCCGCCTGCTGGAAGTCCCCCAGAACACGCTTTCGGCACACTTGTCGATCCTGAGCCGCGCGCGCCTCGTGTCGTCCGAGCGGCACAGCCGCTCGATCATCTACCGCGCCAATCTCGGCGAATTTCGCGACGTCGCGGTTTTCCTGCTGCGCGATTGCTGCGGCGGACGGCCGGAGGTTTGCCAACCCGTCGTCGAGACGCTGCGAGCGTGCTGCGCGCCCAAACGAAGGGAGCGAAGCCGTGCCTGA
- a CDS encoding ArsR/SmtB family transcription factor: MRIDDAAARLEALGNRTRLQIYRALVRAGHSGMPVGRLQDKLKIPASTLSHHIKTLVSVGLVSQVRESTTLVCHANYDAMRGLVDFLAAECCADDVGCKDTQTAA, encoded by the coding sequence ATGAGGATCGATGACGCAGCGGCACGTTTGGAAGCACTGGGCAACCGGACGCGACTCCAGATCTATCGTGCATTGGTTCGCGCCGGGCATTCCGGCATGCCCGTCGGCCGCCTGCAGGACAAGCTCAAGATCCCGGCCTCGACGCTGTCGCATCACATCAAGACGTTGGTCTCGGTCGGGCTCGTCAGTCAGGTGCGCGAATCCACGACGCTCGTGTGCCATGCGAACTACGACGCGATGCGGGGCCTGGTGGATTTCCTGGCTGCGGAATGCTGCGCGGACGACGTCGGGTGCAAGGATACGCAAACGGCGGCCTGA
- a CDS encoding FAD-dependent oxidoreductase, with the protein MSEKTVAIIGAGPVGLAAAAHVLERGMSPIVLEGGPEPAHAVRQWQHVQLFSPWEYNVDKAAARLLAPTGWNSPDPGSYPTGSELIERYLAPLATGTKLRDVIRTSSRVTSISRAGFDKAKTKGREQAPFEIRYQNGKGPEVLRADAVIDISGTWFSPNPAGSNGLPAIGERERADRIAYGMPDVRGAGRARYAGKTVAVLGAGHSAIGTLIDLVQLAEEVPGTKPVWLLRGTEPAKAFGGGRNDKLAARGELGSAFAALVAAGKIAIESGFGVTHVSDAEGRLRISAGACCGARSVIADELIVATGFRPDLSFLSELRLRLDPAIEAPVALAPLIDPNEHSCGTVRPHGARELAHDETGFYIAGMKSYGRAPTFLMMTGYEQVRSIAADIAGDKAAAARVELVLPETGVCTRGGVESAAASGCCSGPATEDVSACCAADETAKKAGASGCGCS; encoded by the coding sequence ATGAGCGAGAAAACGGTGGCAATCATCGGGGCAGGGCCCGTCGGTCTCGCGGCGGCCGCGCACGTGCTCGAACGCGGCATGTCTCCCATTGTGCTCGAAGGCGGGCCTGAGCCCGCCCACGCCGTCCGGCAGTGGCAACACGTGCAGCTGTTCTCGCCGTGGGAATACAATGTCGACAAGGCGGCGGCACGCCTGCTCGCGCCCACGGGGTGGAATTCGCCAGACCCGGGCTCCTATCCGACCGGCAGCGAGCTGATCGAACGCTACCTCGCGCCGCTCGCGACCGGAACGAAGCTGCGCGATGTGATCCGGACGTCCAGCCGTGTCACGTCCATCAGCCGCGCAGGCTTCGACAAGGCCAAGACGAAGGGCAGGGAGCAGGCGCCGTTCGAGATCCGCTATCAGAACGGCAAGGGCCCGGAGGTGCTGCGCGCCGATGCCGTGATCGACATCTCAGGCACGTGGTTCTCGCCCAATCCAGCCGGCAGCAACGGCCTGCCCGCCATCGGCGAACGCGAGCGCGCGGATCGCATCGCCTATGGCATGCCGGATGTGCGGGGCGCAGGCCGCGCCAGATATGCCGGCAAGACCGTCGCCGTGCTCGGCGCCGGCCATTCCGCCATCGGCACGCTGATCGACCTCGTGCAACTCGCCGAGGAGGTACCCGGCACGAAGCCCGTCTGGCTGTTGCGTGGCACCGAACCTGCGAAGGCGTTTGGCGGCGGCCGCAATGACAAGCTGGCCGCACGCGGCGAGCTTGGCTCTGCCTTCGCAGCGCTCGTGGCCGCCGGCAAGATCGCGATCGAGTCCGGCTTCGGTGTCACGCACGTCTCGGACGCCGAAGGCCGCCTCAGGATCTCGGCGGGTGCCTGCTGCGGCGCGCGCAGCGTGATCGCGGACGAGTTGATCGTCGCGACCGGTTTCCGTCCCGATCTGTCGTTCCTCTCCGAGCTGCGGCTGCGGCTCGATCCCGCCATCGAGGCACCCGTCGCGCTCGCGCCGCTGATCGATCCCAACGAGCATAGCTGCGGCACCGTCCGTCCCCACGGCGCGCGCGAGCTCGCCCATGACGAGACAGGCTTCTACATCGCCGGCATGAAATCCTACGGTCGTGCGCCGACCTTCCTGATGATGACCGGGTACGAACAGGTGCGCTCGATCGCCGCCGACATCGCCGGCGACAAGGCGGCTGCGGCGCGTGTCGAGCTCGTGCTGCCGGAGACCGGCGTCTGCACCCGGGGCGGCGTGGAGTCCGCAGCCGCTTCCGGCTGCTGCAGTGGCCCAGCGACGGAAGACGTCTCGGCCTGCTGCGCCGCCGACGAAACCGCCAAGAAGGCCGGCGCTTCGGGGTGCGGCTGTTCATGA
- a CDS encoding LysR substrate-binding domain-containing protein — protein MLSSIPISSIRAFEAAARTGSFRDAANELHLTPSAVSHAIRKLEGAMGTVLFERSARAIRLTPAGENLMRHAGAAFDNLRRGIEEVAGRGPQLLRVHCAPSFAAQWLAPRLARFMAAEPKLEVRLAAGTEYARFSNDDFDIDIVYGQPRAEGVEVMSLGEETVTPLCTPELAKKIRKPKDLFDQVLIRSEVKQVQWHQWFSANGLEAPAIHGMRFDRSFLAIAMATSGLGVTLESTRLAEREIATKRLVAPLSGRSVDIRYVGHHLVFPRASQQRRPIRVFTEWITRELAAGRPV, from the coding sequence CTGCTGTCATCCATCCCGATATCGTCCATCCGCGCCTTCGAGGCGGCCGCGCGCACCGGCTCGTTCCGGGATGCGGCGAACGAGCTTCACCTCACCCCAAGCGCAGTCAGCCACGCCATTCGCAAGCTCGAAGGCGCGATGGGCACCGTCCTGTTCGAACGCAGCGCCCGCGCCATTCGTTTGACGCCGGCAGGCGAGAACCTGATGCGTCATGCCGGTGCCGCCTTCGACAATCTGCGGCGCGGCATCGAGGAGGTCGCGGGCCGCGGTCCGCAACTATTGAGGGTGCACTGCGCGCCGAGCTTCGCCGCCCAATGGCTCGCCCCGCGCCTCGCCCGCTTCATGGCCGCCGAGCCCAAGCTCGAGGTCCGCCTCGCCGCCGGCACCGAGTACGCCCGGTTCAGCAACGACGATTTCGACATCGACATCGTCTACGGCCAGCCGCGGGCCGAGGGCGTCGAGGTGATGTCACTCGGCGAAGAGACCGTGACGCCGCTCTGCACGCCCGAACTCGCAAAGAAGATCCGCAAGCCGAAGGATCTGTTCGACCAGGTGCTGATCCGCTCCGAGGTGAAGCAGGTACAGTGGCATCAATGGTTCAGCGCCAACGGCCTCGAGGCGCCGGCCATTCACGGCATGCGCTTCGATCGCAGCTTCCTGGCGATCGCGATGGCCACAAGCGGCCTCGGCGTGACGCTGGAATCGACCCGGCTGGCCGAACGCGAGATCGCGACCAAGCGGCTGGTTGCGCCGCTCTCCGGACGTTCCGTCGATATCCGCTATGTCGGCCATCACCTGGTGTTTCCGCGCGCAAGCCAGCAGCGCCGGCCCATCCGCGTGTTCACCGAATGGATCACGCGCGAGCTTGCGGCCGGCCGCCCGGTCTGA
- a CDS encoding SDR family NAD(P)-dependent oxidoreductase, protein MLLRGKTAIITGAASPRGIGLATARRFAAEGARVAILDIDGPAAEAAARGLEPAGSEPHLGLACNVADKQACIKAVEAVMAKFGQIDILINNAGVTQPVKLLDITPEDWDRIQDVNLKGILFLSQAVIPHMRKRRSGSIACMSSVSAQRGGGIFGGPHYSAAKAGVLGLAKAMAREFGPDGIRVNCVTPGLIGTDITAGKLTEEMRAKIIEGIPLGRLGEAADVAGIYTFLASDLSAYVTGAVIDVNGGMLIH, encoded by the coding sequence ATGCTGCTACGCGGCAAGACTGCCATCATCACCGGCGCGGCCTCGCCGCGGGGCATTGGCCTTGCCACGGCCCGCCGCTTTGCAGCGGAAGGCGCCCGGGTCGCCATCCTCGATATCGACGGTCCGGCTGCGGAGGCTGCTGCCCGCGGCCTCGAACCGGCCGGCAGCGAGCCGCATCTCGGCCTTGCCTGCAACGTTGCCGACAAGCAGGCCTGCATCAAGGCCGTGGAAGCCGTGATGGCCAAATTCGGCCAGATCGACATCCTCATCAACAATGCCGGCGTCACCCAGCCGGTCAAGCTTCTCGACATCACGCCGGAAGATTGGGACCGCATCCAGGACGTCAACCTCAAGGGCATCCTGTTCCTGTCGCAGGCGGTGATCCCGCATATGCGCAAGCGCAGAAGCGGATCGATCGCATGCATGTCGTCGGTCTCGGCCCAGCGCGGCGGCGGCATTTTCGGCGGACCGCATTATTCGGCGGCCAAGGCGGGCGTGCTCGGGCTCGCCAAGGCAATGGCGCGTGAATTCGGGCCCGACGGCATCCGCGTCAACTGCGTGACGCCGGGCCTGATCGGCACCGACATCACCGCCGGCAAGCTCACCGAGGAGATGCGCGCGAAGATCATCGAGGGCATCCCGCTCGGCCGGCTCGGCGAGGCCGCCGACGTCGCCGGCATCTACACCTTCCTCGCCTCCGACCTGTCGGCCTACGTCACCGGTGCGGTCATCGACGTCAACGGCGGCATGCTGATCCACTGA